One Pelagicoccus enzymogenes DNA window includes the following coding sequences:
- a CDS encoding aspartate/ornithine carbamoyltransferase family protein has protein sequence MAEKLELNKHIEFLEPPEGAETLRPKPVNLFEDNPINLSVLEGLKGRSILGVKDFKREEVIELAKLAAVLENFEIAPYHIMDGKIVTTAFFEASTRTRLSFESAVLRLDGKVLSIPEGGVTGVRKGESLEDIGEMFNAYCDMVIMRHTETDSAERVRRNLRVPLINAGNGSGEHPTQSLADWYALLKWRPELASPDPSKKSKRLCLGILGTPGSMRAVKSFLLMSLMFQDRISRVVVISQMADPFGEDLVAELKKAGIRYEVTNDMQNHVAELDVIYMNSIAFLGDSYKNLDSEYQLNKDSDLKENAVILHPLARLSELDCSLDNTAHNLYFSQAHGAVFVRQALLISISGRLNRLPKEIPTVK, from the coding sequence ATGGCTGAAAAACTGGAACTGAATAAGCATATCGAGTTTCTGGAGCCCCCCGAAGGCGCGGAAACGTTAAGGCCGAAACCGGTCAATCTCTTCGAAGACAACCCGATCAATTTGTCGGTTCTAGAGGGCTTGAAGGGTCGCTCCATACTTGGGGTCAAGGACTTCAAGCGGGAGGAAGTGATCGAGCTTGCGAAGCTGGCTGCCGTGCTGGAGAACTTCGAAATCGCTCCCTACCACATCATGGATGGAAAGATCGTGACCACGGCGTTTTTCGAAGCGAGTACGCGGACGCGGCTTTCCTTTGAAAGCGCCGTGCTGCGCTTGGACGGAAAGGTCTTGAGTATCCCCGAGGGCGGGGTCACGGGAGTTCGCAAGGGAGAGTCGCTGGAGGACATCGGCGAGATGTTCAACGCTTACTGCGACATGGTTATCATGCGCCATACCGAAACCGATTCGGCGGAACGGGTACGTCGCAACCTGCGCGTGCCCCTTATCAACGCGGGTAACGGCAGCGGAGAGCATCCGACTCAGTCCTTGGCTGACTGGTATGCGTTGCTGAAGTGGAGGCCGGAACTTGCGAGCCCGGACCCGTCCAAGAAGAGCAAGCGGCTATGTCTTGGAATTTTGGGTACGCCAGGAAGCATGCGTGCGGTGAAGAGTTTCTTGCTCATGTCGCTGATGTTTCAGGACAGGATAAGCCGCGTTGTTGTCATCTCCCAGATGGCGGATCCTTTTGGCGAAGACTTGGTAGCGGAACTGAAGAAGGCGGGAATTCGCTACGAGGTAACCAACGACATGCAGAATCATGTGGCAGAGTTGGATGTGATCTACATGAACTCCATCGCCTTTCTAGGCGACAGCTACAAGAACCTCGATAGCGAGTATCAGCTGAACAAGGACAGTGACCTTAAGGAGAACGCCGTTATTTTGCACCCCTTGGCCCGCTTGTCGGAGCTGGACTGCAGTCTGGATAACACGGCGCACAATCTCTACTTTTCGCAGGCCCACGGGGCTGTTTTTGTGCGGCAGGCGCTGTTGATTAGCATAAGCGGTCGCCTGAACCGGCTGCCGAAGGAAATCCCAACCGTAAAGTAA
- a CDS encoding DNA alkylation repair protein, with product MEPFKNFIDAKVVRTLSQLVKAAYPEFDDKRFQKRCLAKLDALELKQRAALLAEELWRELPDDPSQAFEVARQAILPVPLLEEDDSFDGWLFMAFNSLLTAHGLEAPDAALKLVPEVTQRFTAEFGIRVFLIHKPEKVFPLLQRWAMDSNHNLRRLVSEGTRPRLPWGEQITAFVQDPRPVLPLLELLKDDPSEYVRRSVANNLNDISKDNPQLMLDTVEAWLADASPQRQRLLKHACRSLVKQGHPRCLKLLGYQAPKLKVAGFSASPRSLKLGEKLVLQLELQSTAPQTQQLIVDYRFHFVKANGQTSPKVFKGATLTLAPKAKRSLQKSFHLKPITTRKYYTGENTVDLLVNGKPLASIPFHLSVS from the coding sequence ATGGAGCCGTTTAAGAACTTCATCGACGCCAAAGTCGTCCGCACCCTGTCCCAACTCGTCAAAGCCGCGTATCCAGAATTCGACGACAAGCGATTCCAAAAGCGCTGCCTCGCCAAGCTCGACGCCCTCGAGCTCAAGCAGCGCGCCGCCCTGCTAGCCGAAGAGCTCTGGCGGGAGCTTCCCGACGACCCGAGCCAAGCCTTCGAAGTCGCCCGCCAAGCCATCCTGCCCGTCCCCCTCCTCGAAGAGGACGACTCCTTCGACGGCTGGCTCTTCATGGCCTTCAATTCCCTGCTCACCGCCCATGGGCTGGAAGCCCCGGACGCCGCCCTCAAGCTCGTCCCGGAAGTCACCCAACGCTTCACCGCCGAATTCGGCATCCGCGTATTCCTTATCCACAAGCCCGAGAAAGTCTTCCCGCTGCTTCAGCGCTGGGCCATGGATTCCAACCACAACCTGCGGCGCCTGGTCTCCGAAGGCACCCGCCCCCGCTTGCCCTGGGGCGAGCAGATCACCGCCTTTGTGCAGGACCCCCGCCCCGTCCTGCCGCTTCTGGAGCTCCTCAAGGACGACCCCTCCGAATACGTCCGCCGCTCCGTCGCCAACAACCTCAACGACATCTCCAAGGACAACCCCCAGCTCATGCTCGACACCGTCGAGGCCTGGCTGGCCGACGCCAGTCCGCAGCGCCAGCGCCTGCTCAAGCACGCCTGCCGCAGCCTCGTCAAGCAAGGCCACCCACGCTGCCTCAAGCTCCTCGGCTACCAGGCTCCCAAGCTCAAGGTCGCTGGCTTCTCCGCCAGCCCGCGCTCCCTCAAGCTCGGCGAAAAGCTCGTCCTCCAGCTGGAACTCCAGTCCACCGCCCCGCAAACGCAGCAGCTCATCGTCGACTACCGCTTCCACTTCGTAAAAGCCAACGGCCAAACCTCCCCCAAAGTCTTCAAAGGCGCCACCCTCACCCTCGCCCCCAAAGCGAAAAGGTCCCTCCAGAAGAGCTTCCATCTGAAACCAATTACCACCCGCAAGTACTACACAGGAGAAAACACCGTCGATCTGCTCGTAAACGGCAAACCGCTCGCATCCATTCCCTTCCACCTAAGCGTATCCTAA
- a CDS encoding MarR family winged helix-turn-helix transcriptional regulator has translation MSQELETDEVPLEPRGEVEEVLPVVPRERYDLRILSSLRRIVRSIDSHSRRLAAESGMTVPQLLCMLKLDELGPLTIKDLASEVFLSPSTTVGIVDRLVKSGALARERSVRDRRRVRITLTEKGRQMVASSPSPLQENLVDAIDKLPELERATIALSLEKIIECIDAPVSEAADSQTAPILETTADLRGNGRLSPRSVERTDS, from the coding sequence ATGAGCCAGGAATTAGAGACAGATGAAGTCCCCTTGGAGCCGCGAGGCGAGGTGGAGGAGGTTTTGCCGGTGGTGCCGCGCGAGCGTTACGATTTGAGGATATTAAGTTCATTGCGTCGCATCGTGAGGTCGATCGACAGCCACTCTCGTCGGCTTGCCGCTGAGAGTGGGATGACGGTGCCGCAGCTTCTGTGCATGCTGAAGTTGGACGAGCTTGGCCCTCTGACCATCAAGGACTTGGCTAGCGAGGTCTTTCTCAGTCCCAGCACGACGGTGGGCATCGTGGACCGCTTGGTGAAGTCGGGAGCTTTGGCCCGCGAGCGTTCTGTCAGGGACCGGCGGCGGGTTCGTATCACCTTGACCGAGAAAGGCCGGCAAATGGTGGCTAGCTCTCCCTCTCCGCTGCAGGAAAATTTAGTAGACGCGATCGACAAGCTTCCGGAACTGGAGCGGGCAACGATCGCGCTCTCGTTAGAGAAAATAATCGAATGCATCGACGCGCCGGTATCCGAGGCCGCCGATAGCCAAACCGCCCCCATTCTAGAGACTACGGCAGATTTGCGGGGGAACGGTCGTCTTTCTCCCAGATCGGTCGAGCGGACCGACTCCTAA
- a CDS encoding sodium:solute symporter family transporter, translating to MNQEDTILAPNVGWILLIAFGVLWVGLGLYWGRKSKSLDGFMLAGRNVGIAFGSATAMATWVTSNTIMVVPQFGLKMGVWGLLAFTTASFGLFLFAPMASRIRNLMPRGFTSGDFIRLRYGKVAWSVFLGISLFYSMAWLVSMAMAGGIVLEALAGINYKYGMSMILLVCVLYTLVGGLYAVIGTDFIQSVIILVGIIAVAVAALSRIDLGPAYETSVRTQPALFNALLPVALLSLFNNMFFGFGEVFHNNVWWSRAFAIRKKVVAKAFSLAGLLWLPIPLAVGFSALFSNSLGINITDIDMTGPLIAGELLGSAGAVVLFVVIFCSLGSSIDSLLAATSDLLAEDVYKKMFNPEVSDARLRTISTMIIVGLGLVVWLICLPRVGNLMSVLFFAGPFVGSAVWPVVTGLYWSRSNEIGAVLAMVLGSAVGLYAYFEYGWYTASLIATIVSMLITFGAIAFSKTRFQWSKLNEEEL from the coding sequence ATGAATCAAGAAGATACCATTCTCGCTCCGAACGTTGGGTGGATTTTGCTGATCGCGTTTGGCGTCCTTTGGGTAGGGCTCGGCCTTTACTGGGGACGCAAGTCGAAGAGCCTTGATGGCTTTATGCTGGCCGGTCGCAACGTGGGGATCGCCTTTGGCTCGGCTACGGCGATGGCGACTTGGGTAACCTCCAACACGATCATGGTGGTGCCCCAGTTTGGGCTTAAGATGGGTGTTTGGGGCTTGTTGGCGTTCACGACGGCAAGCTTCGGGCTTTTCCTTTTTGCTCCAATGGCTTCGCGTATCCGAAATCTCATGCCGCGCGGGTTTACCTCGGGGGACTTCATTCGTCTGCGGTACGGCAAGGTCGCTTGGTCGGTCTTCTTAGGGATTTCTCTCTTTTACTCGATGGCGTGGCTGGTCTCCATGGCGATGGCGGGCGGTATCGTTTTGGAAGCCTTGGCTGGAATCAACTACAAGTACGGCATGAGCATGATCCTGCTGGTGTGCGTTCTATATACTTTAGTGGGGGGCTTGTACGCGGTGATCGGTACCGACTTCATTCAAAGCGTCATCATCCTCGTGGGAATCATCGCAGTAGCGGTAGCAGCTCTCTCTCGCATCGACTTGGGGCCTGCCTATGAGACTTCCGTTCGCACGCAACCCGCTCTCTTCAATGCGTTGCTGCCGGTGGCGTTGTTGTCGCTTTTCAACAACATGTTCTTCGGCTTCGGGGAGGTGTTCCACAACAACGTCTGGTGGAGCCGGGCCTTTGCGATTCGCAAGAAGGTGGTCGCGAAAGCGTTTTCCTTGGCCGGGTTGCTCTGGCTTCCTATTCCCTTGGCCGTAGGCTTTTCTGCCCTTTTTAGCAACAGCTTGGGTATCAACATTACGGATATCGATATGACTGGACCGTTGATTGCTGGAGAGCTGCTTGGATCGGCTGGAGCGGTCGTGCTCTTCGTGGTCATCTTTTGTTCGCTAGGCTCGAGCATCGACAGCTTGCTGGCCGCGACCTCCGACTTGTTGGCGGAGGATGTCTACAAGAAAATGTTCAACCCGGAGGTGAGTGATGCGCGTCTGCGTACGATTTCCACGATGATTATCGTGGGGCTTGGCCTCGTTGTTTGGCTGATTTGCTTGCCGCGAGTCGGAAACTTGATGTCGGTTCTTTTTTTTGCGGGGCCTTTTGTGGGGAGCGCGGTGTGGCCTGTAGTGACGGGCTTGTACTGGAGCCGATCTAACGAGATTGGGGCTGTCTTGGCGATGGTTCTCGGATCTGCAGTTGGGTTGTACGCTTATTTTGAATACGGTTGGTATACGGCATCGTTGATCGCGACGATTGTTTCGATGCTTATTACCTTTGGGGCGATCGCGTTTTCGAAGACGCGGTTTCAGTGGAGTAAATTGAACGAGGAGGAATTATGA
- a CDS encoding DMT family transporter, with translation MTWVYEAVASALFLGVYDVFKKHSVNGNAVIPTLFISVCAGALLWLPWVILSAWGEVPHAMLEVDALGWADHLRLLLKSTIVSVSWVLAYFALKHLPVSLAGGIRATGPLWTLLAALVIFAERPNGMQWAGIVVTLGSFVALSFAGRLEGLVFHRNKWVFLMIGGTLAGTVSGLYDKYLMGTIGYRASTVQAWFSIYLVVVMLPMMIGWWRRWWPRGEFHWRWTMPLIGATLLVADYLYFEALRDQDAMISVVSCLRRGGVLVSFAAGYLLFRERNYRAKTPCVLGILAGVVLIVLAR, from the coding sequence ATGACGTGGGTATACGAAGCAGTTGCGAGCGCCTTGTTTCTCGGGGTGTATGACGTGTTCAAGAAGCATTCCGTGAATGGAAATGCGGTGATTCCGACCTTGTTCATCAGCGTGTGCGCGGGGGCCTTGCTTTGGTTGCCTTGGGTCATCCTGTCGGCTTGGGGCGAGGTTCCGCACGCGATGCTCGAGGTCGACGCTTTGGGCTGGGCGGACCACCTGCGCCTTTTGCTCAAGTCTACTATCGTGTCGGTTTCTTGGGTGCTGGCCTACTTTGCCCTGAAGCACTTGCCGGTTTCATTGGCGGGTGGAATTCGGGCGACGGGTCCTTTGTGGACCTTGCTGGCGGCGTTGGTGATCTTTGCCGAACGCCCTAACGGCATGCAGTGGGCCGGGATCGTGGTGACGCTTGGCTCTTTCGTAGCCCTGTCCTTCGCCGGGCGTCTGGAAGGCTTGGTGTTTCATCGCAACAAGTGGGTGTTCCTGATGATTGGCGGCACGCTGGCTGGCACCGTCAGCGGTCTCTACGACAAGTACCTGATGGGTACCATCGGCTACCGGGCGTCGACCGTGCAGGCCTGGTTCTCCATTTACCTCGTGGTGGTGATGCTTCCGATGATGATCGGCTGGTGGCGACGCTGGTGGCCGCGGGGGGAATTTCACTGGCGTTGGACGATGCCCTTGATCGGGGCCACTTTGCTGGTGGCGGACTACTTGTATTTCGAGGCCCTGCGCGACCAGGATGCCATGATCTCGGTGGTTTCCTGTCTGCGTCGGGGCGGCGTGCTGGTGAGTTTCGCGGCGGGATACCTGCTCTTCCGGGAAAGGAACTACCGGGCCAAGACTCCTTGCGTTTTGGGCATTTTGGCAGGGGTTGTCCTGATCGTGCTCGCCAGGTAG
- a CDS encoding Zn-dependent hydrolase, protein MALTIDIERLKQDFFELSEIGKNPEDRGLYRTAFSEADMQGREWLREKLDACGLQVRTDGAANVFGRLPCEEDSAKTILVGSHLDTVPCAGALDGSLGVLVALECLRTLKDEEAAESYARHLELVAFSDEEGRFGGMFGSQAVVGAVTPETLEYYSDLEGCTLAEAMTRCGMNPLDALDARLGPETIDSYLELHIEQGPVLDRLKKSVGIVENITGLFKWLIKIRGTANHAGTTPMEMREDAFMGLADFAHEIPRILEENGAESSRATIGRAQILPGAPNTVPGLVELTIDVRDTSKAVLEDLGQAFHRALSAIARRRKLMFDYEIQSVIEPTQCHEEIIDVLEAEAKELELDYLKMPSGAAHDAQIMAQLTRIGMIFVPSREGKSHSPAEWTAWSDIEAGANLALRALDRMARSTEK, encoded by the coding sequence ATGGCTCTCACCATCGATATCGAACGTCTTAAGCAGGACTTCTTTGAACTGTCTGAGATTGGAAAGAACCCGGAGGATCGAGGCCTCTACCGGACTGCGTTTTCGGAGGCCGACATGCAGGGACGCGAGTGGCTCCGGGAAAAGCTCGACGCTTGCGGTCTGCAAGTCCGGACCGACGGGGCTGCCAACGTGTTCGGGCGCCTTCCTTGCGAGGAGGATTCCGCCAAGACGATCTTGGTGGGCTCCCATTTGGATACGGTTCCCTGCGCGGGGGCTCTAGACGGGAGCCTAGGAGTTTTGGTCGCCCTCGAGTGTCTGCGCACGCTAAAGGATGAAGAGGCGGCGGAGTCGTATGCCCGTCACTTGGAGTTGGTTGCCTTTAGCGACGAGGAAGGGCGTTTCGGCGGGATGTTCGGTTCCCAAGCGGTGGTGGGGGCGGTGACTCCGGAGACGTTGGAGTACTATAGCGACTTGGAGGGCTGCACCTTGGCTGAGGCCATGACGCGTTGCGGTATGAATCCCTTGGATGCCCTCGACGCGCGTCTCGGACCGGAAACCATTGACTCCTACCTGGAGCTTCACATCGAGCAGGGCCCAGTCTTGGATCGTCTCAAGAAGTCGGTTGGGATCGTGGAGAACATCACAGGCCTATTCAAATGGCTTATCAAGATCCGCGGCACTGCGAACCATGCGGGTACCACTCCGATGGAAATGCGCGAAGACGCCTTTATGGGGCTGGCGGATTTCGCCCATGAGATTCCGCGCATTTTGGAAGAGAACGGGGCGGAATCGAGTCGGGCGACTATTGGCCGAGCCCAGATTCTACCGGGAGCTCCGAACACGGTCCCAGGTTTGGTGGAGCTGACGATCGATGTGAGAGACACCTCCAAAGCTGTATTGGAAGATTTGGGACAGGCCTTTCACCGAGCGCTCTCGGCGATTGCCCGTCGTCGCAAGCTGATGTTCGACTACGAGATTCAAAGCGTAATCGAGCCGACGCAGTGCCATGAGGAGATTATCGATGTGCTGGAGGCAGAAGCGAAGGAGTTGGAGCTGGACTATCTAAAGATGCCCAGCGGAGCGGCTCATGACGCGCAGATAATGGCCCAGCTTACGCGCATCGGCATGATTTTCGTTCCCAGTCGGGAGGGCAAGAGCCACTCGCCGGCTGAGTGGACGGCTTGGTCGGATATCGAAGCGGGAGCGAACTTGGCGTTGCGGGCCTTGGACCGCATGGCGCGGTCAACCGAAAAGTGA
- a CDS encoding fibronectin type III domain-containing protein, with translation MHHALIYMRMQLRSVAAFLFVSLVSLHSTPALATGFTEPGGESYQTDDGTVSLVWGESESGGAANRVFEVRRWMSGSSLEGQLVYEGQDTASFVSGLNEGEYSFRIRSKPEGGTYPEWGDESLSVTVDYIDMAIVWPLMAAGAVCFVVLILTIVFGRRAVAGKESA, from the coding sequence ATGCATCATGCTCTCATTTACATGAGAATGCAGCTACGCTCTGTCGCTGCGTTTTTATTTGTATCGTTAGTTTCATTACACTCCACGCCGGCTCTGGCTACCGGCTTCACGGAACCCGGGGGTGAGAGCTATCAAACCGACGACGGAACGGTTTCCCTGGTCTGGGGCGAGTCGGAATCCGGGGGCGCCGCGAACAGGGTGTTCGAAGTGCGTCGCTGGATGTCGGGAAGTTCTCTTGAAGGCCAGCTTGTTTACGAGGGGCAGGATACCGCATCCTTTGTTTCGGGCTTGAACGAGGGGGAGTACTCGTTTCGGATCCGTTCGAAGCCGGAAGGCGGAACGTATCCAGAATGGGGAGACGAAAGCTTGTCCGTGACGGTTGACTATATCGATATGGCTATCGTTTGGCCTTTGATGGCAGCGGGCGCGGTTTGTTTTGTCGTTTTGATTCTAACGATCGTTTTCGGTCGTCGAGCTGTAGCAGGAAAGGAAAGCGCCTAG
- the asnB gene encoding asparagine synthase (glutamine-hydrolyzing) encodes MCGIAGMFSVKPMHPEDGYTLSRMLKTIEHRGPDGEGSYVDAGRGLAMGHTRLSIIDLNTGEQPIHNKDKSLSLTVNGEFYDFKKYRSHAMAEGDRFSCKSDSEIALTLYRKYGKAFVEHLRGEFAFALYDREKDEMLFVRDRFGIRPLFYYNSGETLVYGSEVKAILAHPDVPKRLSRKAALHQLMQTIKPGTSAFEDIVAVEPGHMMVVRKRNGKLETSTRKYWDMNFPEVDARDDMMSEEDHVEKVREKLIESVIFRLEADVPVGCYLSGGIDSCSILGLATGAMQSPVKAFTISFDDDKYDEAHIAKEMSDSMQADQEQINLKAEDLYGDNFIKTVWHAERTFYNTLGVAKYLMSKRVRECGYKTVVTGEGADELFGGYPAFKRDMFLYGLDSERPEERARLQGLLDESNKLFKGAILAENQLKHSAFEELCGFTPSWIQPWMATLELAKPLLSDEAQEEIGDYDPIEGIASKIDPKMLMNRHALDKAQYTWSKCQLEGQILNWGGDRVDMANSMESRPAFLDHHLAEVAMQVPANLRVKGNIEKWVLREAVKGVLPEVLYKREKFAFMAPPAHTSPDKQAKVNELIERFLNPDALRRSELLSPKRTAQFLEDYRKDKDPISLTRKDTLLNHLLCLQILSETFVENPVVSP; translated from the coding sequence ATGTGCGGAATAGCAGGAATGTTTTCAGTAAAACCGATGCATCCAGAAGATGGTTACACGCTGTCTCGGATGCTCAAGACGATCGAGCATCGCGGTCCTGATGGAGAGGGTAGCTATGTCGACGCTGGGCGAGGCTTGGCGATGGGGCATACGCGTCTTTCTATCATCGATCTCAATACCGGCGAACAGCCGATCCACAACAAGGACAAGTCGCTGAGCTTGACCGTCAATGGAGAGTTTTACGACTTTAAGAAATATCGCTCCCATGCCATGGCGGAGGGGGATCGGTTTAGCTGCAAGTCTGACAGCGAGATCGCTCTCACGCTCTATCGTAAGTACGGCAAGGCCTTCGTGGAGCACTTGCGGGGCGAGTTCGCTTTTGCTCTCTATGATCGCGAGAAGGACGAGATGTTGTTCGTGCGAGATCGCTTCGGCATTCGCCCGCTGTTTTACTACAACTCCGGCGAGACGCTTGTCTACGGTTCAGAAGTGAAGGCTATCCTCGCTCACCCAGATGTGCCGAAGCGATTGAGTCGCAAGGCGGCCTTGCACCAATTGATGCAGACCATCAAACCCGGAACTTCTGCCTTCGAAGATATTGTTGCCGTAGAGCCGGGACACATGATGGTGGTGCGGAAGCGTAATGGAAAGCTGGAGACGTCGACCCGAAAGTACTGGGACATGAATTTCCCGGAGGTGGACGCTCGGGACGACATGATGAGCGAGGAGGACCACGTGGAGAAGGTCCGTGAGAAGCTCATCGAGTCGGTCATATTTCGCTTGGAAGCGGACGTGCCGGTCGGTTGCTACCTTTCTGGAGGAATCGACAGCTGCAGCATTCTCGGTCTCGCCACTGGGGCGATGCAAAGTCCGGTCAAGGCCTTTACGATCAGCTTCGACGACGACAAGTACGACGAGGCGCATATCGCCAAGGAAATGTCGGACAGCATGCAGGCGGATCAGGAGCAGATAAACCTCAAGGCGGAAGACCTTTATGGGGACAATTTCATCAAGACGGTCTGGCACGCGGAGCGCACGTTTTACAATACCTTAGGGGTCGCGAAGTACCTCATGAGCAAACGTGTCCGGGAATGTGGATACAAGACGGTTGTTACGGGGGAGGGCGCGGACGAGCTTTTTGGCGGTTATCCTGCCTTCAAGCGCGACATGTTCCTCTACGGGCTGGACAGCGAGCGGCCGGAAGAACGGGCTCGATTGCAAGGCTTGCTAGACGAGTCGAACAAACTCTTCAAGGGCGCGATCCTCGCGGAGAACCAATTGAAGCACTCTGCGTTCGAAGAGCTCTGCGGCTTTACTCCCTCTTGGATTCAGCCTTGGATGGCGACCTTGGAGTTGGCGAAGCCCTTGTTGAGCGATGAGGCTCAAGAGGAGATCGGAGACTACGATCCGATTGAAGGGATCGCCTCCAAGATAGACCCCAAGATGCTGATGAACCGACACGCTTTGGACAAGGCCCAGTACACATGGAGCAAATGCCAGCTGGAAGGCCAGATCTTGAATTGGGGAGGGGATCGCGTGGACATGGCGAACTCTATGGAGTCGCGTCCTGCATTTCTCGACCATCACCTGGCGGAAGTCGCGATGCAGGTTCCGGCGAACCTGCGGGTGAAAGGCAATATCGAGAAGTGGGTATTGCGTGAGGCGGTGAAAGGAGTGTTGCCGGAAGTGCTCTACAAGCGCGAGAAGTTCGCCTTCATGGCTCCGCCCGCTCACACCAGTCCGGACAAGCAGGCCAAGGTAAACGAGTTGATCGAACGCTTTCTCAATCCGGACGCCTTGCGCCGTTCGGAGCTGCTCAGTCCGAAGCGGACGGCTCAATTCTTGGAAGACTACCGGAAGGACAAGGATCCCATCTCCCTGACGCGAAAGGACACCTTGCTCAACCACCTGCTCTGTCTGCAGATTTTGAGCGAAACCTTCGTCGAGAATCCAGTTGTATCCCCGTAA
- a CDS encoding mechanosensitive ion channel family protein, whose amino-acid sequence MKDSILNFINDYSEGLIKAGITVLVLILTHFSIRLYRRYISHTSERHRFAPQRSDSISKAGQALIYLVSVGIVSNVLGFGIQGIFVATSSFFAIVGVAFFAHWSILSNVTASIILYFTFPYRIGDRLLIENEPRYSGVLKDVTLMYLKIQTDGGSYITLPANVAIQKVITSLSKQDYEKLLEDQKKDDDGAV is encoded by the coding sequence ATGAAAGACAGCATCCTGAACTTCATAAACGACTACAGCGAAGGCCTCATCAAGGCGGGCATCACCGTGCTCGTGCTCATCCTCACCCACTTTTCCATCCGCCTCTACCGCCGCTACATCAGCCACACCAGCGAACGCCACCGCTTCGCTCCCCAGCGCAGCGACAGCATCTCCAAAGCCGGCCAAGCCCTCATCTACCTCGTCTCCGTCGGCATCGTGTCTAACGTATTGGGCTTCGGCATCCAAGGCATCTTCGTCGCCACCAGCTCCTTCTTCGCCATCGTCGGCGTCGCCTTCTTCGCCCACTGGTCGATCCTCAGCAACGTCACCGCCAGCATCATCCTCTACTTCACCTTCCCCTACCGCATCGGCGACCGCCTCCTCATCGAGAACGAGCCCCGGTACAGCGGAGTCCTCAAGGACGTCACCCTCATGTACTTGAAAATCCAGACCGACGGCGGCTCCTACATCACGCTGCCCGCCAACGTCGCGATCCAAAAAGTCATCACTTCGCTCAGCAAACAGGACTACGAGAAGCTGCTGGAAGACCAGAAGAAGGACGACGATGGAGCCGTTTAA